The Sinorhizobium fredii genome contains the following window.
CGCCGTGGCCGGTGAGCAGCACTGCCGCCATGGTCTTCGGAACGGAATGCATCATGGGCCTTCTCCTTCAGCGGCCGAGCACGGACTGGATCGCGTCGGCCGCCGCCTTGACGACGATGTCGGCCTCCTCGCGCGTCAGGCAGAGCGGCGGGGCAAAGCCGAGAATGTCGCCCTGTGGCATGGCGCGGCCGATGACGCCACGCTCGAGGAGCGCTGCCGCGACTTGCGGGCCGATCTTGCGGGCCGGATCGAAGAACTTGCGGTCGTCGCGGTCCTCCACAAATTCGATCGCCGCCATCAACCCATCGCCGCGCACCTCACCGACATGGCGATGGTCGCCGACCGCCTTCTGCAGCTCGGCGCGGAAATAGGCGCCCGTCGAGCCGGCATTTTCGACGATGCCGAGCTCGTCGATCAGTTCAAGATTGGCGATGCCGGCGGCCGCGCAAATCGGATGCGCCGAATAGGTCCAGCCATGGCCGATGGCGCCGAGCTCGTCCGAGCCCTTCACCAGCACCTGCCAGACCTTGTCGGAGACGATCGTGCCGGAAAGCGGCGCATAGGCGGAGGTCAGGCCCTTGGCGATGGTGATCAGGTCCGGCTTGATGCCGTAATGGTCGGAGCCGAACATGGTGCCGAGACGGCCGAAACCGGTCACGACCTCGTCGGCAACGAGCAGGATGTCGTATTTCTCAAGCACCGCCTGAATCTTCTCCCAATAGCCCTTCGGCGGCGGCACGATGCCGCCGGTGCCGAGAATCGGTTCGCCGATGAAGGCAGCGACCGTGTCGGGCCCTTCGGCGAGGATCATCTCCTCGAGCTTCTCGGCGCAATAGTCCGAGAACTGCTCCTCGCTCATCGAACGGTCGGGGCGGCGGAAGTAGTAGGGCGCCTCGGTGTGCAGGATCGGCGCACGCGGCAGGTCGAAGGCATTGTGGAAGAGATGCAGACCGGTCAGAGAGCCGGTCATCACACCCGAGCCGTGATAGCCGCGCCAGCGCGAGATGATCTTCTTCTTCTCGGTCCGGCCGAGAATGTTGTTGTAGTACCAGATCAGCTTGATGTTGGTTTCGTTGGCATCCGAACCCGAGAGGCCAAAATAGACGCGGCTCATGCCTTCCGGCGCGCGATCGATGATCATCTTCGAAAGCCTTATCGACGCTTCCGTGCCGTGGCCGACATAGGCGTGGTAATAGGCGAGGTTCTTTGCTTGGCTCGCGATCGCCTCGGCGATCTTCTGGCGGCCGTAGCCGACATTGACGCAATAAAGTCCGGCGAAGGCGTCGAGGCTGCGCTTGCCGCCGATATCGGTGATGTAAACTCCTTCGCCGCCACCGATGACGCGCGTCGGGCTCTCGCCGCGCGCATGCGTTCCCATGTGGGTCGAGGGATGGAAGAAATGGTCGCGGTCCCAGGCGCTGAGTTCGTTGCTTCTTTCGAGCATGGTCGTTCCTTTCGTCAATCCGATCAGGCGGCGGTGTCGATGCAGAGATATTTGAGCTCGGTGAAGGCCTCTATCCCGTGGCGAGAGCCCTCGCGGCCAAGACCGGACTGTTTCCAACCGCCGAAGGGGATCGGCCCGCCGGTGATCTTCACTCGGTTGATCGCCACCATGCCGTATTCGAGCGCGCGGGCGAGCCGCATCTGGCGGGCGCCGTTTTCGGTGACGACATAGGCGACGAGGCCGTATTCCGTGTCGTTCGCCCGGGCGGTCACCTCGTCCTCGCTATCGAAGGCGGTGACGGCGGCGACCGGGCCGAAGGTTTCCTCGCGCATGATCAGCGCCTCGTCCGGCACATTGGTGAGCAGCGTCGGTTCGAAGAACAGCGGCCCCGCCGGGTGGCGCTTGCCGCCGGCGGCAAGCCCGGCGCCGCGTCTTAGCGCGTCGGCGACCTGCTCCTCGACCTTGGCGACGGCGCGCTCATGCATCAGCGGGCCGATCTCGGCGCCCGGCTCGAGCCCGGCTCCGACCTTCAGGCGCGCCATGCGGGCGGCGAAAGCCTCCTGGAAGGCTTTGAGGATCGGCCGCTCGACATAGAGGCGGTTGGCGGCAAGGCAGTCCTGTCCTGAGGTCGCGAACTTCGCGGCGATGGCGATATCCGCCGCCTTCTCCACATTCGCATCGGCAAAGACGATCAGCGGCGCATGACCGCCGAGCTCCATCACCAGTCGCTTCATCGTCGGCGCGCATTGGCCCGCGATCAGCCGGCCGATCTCGGTCGAGCCGGTGAAGCTCACGGCACGGACGCGTGCGTCTTCGCACAGGCGCCCGACAACGGTCGCCGCATTGCCGGTGACGACGTTGAAGACACCGGCGGGCAGGCCGGCGCGTTCGCCGAGTTCGGCGAGGGCAAGAGCGGAAAGCGGGGTCTCGGAAGAGGGATGCGCCACGACGGTGCAGCCGGCCGCGAGCGCTGCAGCCGCCTTGCGGGTGATCATGGCGGAAGGAAAGTTCCAGGGCGTGACGATGCCGACGACACCGAGTGCCTCACGGCGGACGATCATCTCGGCGCTGGCGAGATGGCTCGTCACGCTTTCGGCATTGAGACGCTTGCCCTCCTCGGCATACCACTCGAGGAAGGAAGCGGCGTAGTCGATCTCGCCGCGCGACTCGGCAAGCGGCTTGCCCTGCTCGAGCGTCATCAACAGGGCCAGGTCTTCGCGGGCCGCGAGCATCAGTTCGTGCCACCTGCGCAGGATCGTGGCGCGTTGCTGCGGGAGCATGTCGCGCCACGACTTGGACGCCTTCTCCGCCGCATCGACCGCTTCGGAGGCCTGCGTCGCATCCAAGGAAGCGACGAAGGCGAGAGCGGCACCACTCGCGGGATCGCTCACTTCGAGGCACTTTCCGTTGCGCGCGGCCACCCAGCGCCCGCCGACATAGGCGAGCTCCCGCAGCAACTGCCGGTCGCTCAGGTGTTTCAAGGCTTCGTGGAAGGCGGTGCGCGCAAAAATTGCGGTCATGTGCAAATCTCCTCGTCGTTACGAAGAGATTGACACCGTTAGCGCGAGAGATTGTCCATTCCCCCGCTCTCCGATAGAGACTTTGGCCAAAGGAGCGTCCCCCGCGAGAGAGACTGTCTAACCCCAGCGACCGAGGCACCCCCTCTGCCCTGCCGGACATCTTCCTCATAAGGGGGAGATTGGGCTCCGCATCAACTGCTAAACTTATGGCTTCGGCGTTCGCAAGTTGCATTTTGGGGCAGGTCCATCCTCCAGCCGAAATCTCCCTAGGGTTTGCTTGCGGGGAGACGACTCGCGGTAGCCGCTCCTTTCATGAAGCTGACCCAGTCGGAACTCCCATAGGCACCGAACGCGCCGCTAGCTTTCGCGGCACTATCGAGAACACCAAAGCTTTGATGAAAAAATGAGCACGTGGCGATTTTGATCGCCATTGAGACCAGCGGCAGCTACGCAAGCCATTGATAAAGAACACGTGACGCTCTTGGCACAAGGCTTGCAAGCCTGTCTTGTATGCAAGATTTGTCGCCACAACAGAACGATCAAAACGAGATAGGCGAAGCCATCGTCTCCGGTATTCTTTCGGCCCGCATTCGCCCCGGAACGCGGCTCGGTGAGAGCGAGGTCGCGAGCCTTTTCAGTGTTTCCCGCACCAGGGTGCGCGAAGCGATGATGCGGCTCGAGCAGCGCGGCATCGTCAAGGTCAGCCCGCGGCGCGGCTGGTTCGTCGTCGAACCCTCGGCCGAGGAGGCGATGATGGTCTATGCGGCGCGGCGGGTCATCGAGGCGGGGCTGCTGCGCAGCATGGAGGCGCTGACGCAAAGCGGCCGCGACAAGCTTCGTGCGCATCTGGCCGAGGAAAAGCTGGCAATTGCCGCCGGCGACCGGCAGCGTCTCACCTGCCTCATGGGCGACTTCCACATCCGCATCGCCGAACTTGCCGGCAATACTATCCTTGTCGAGATCCTGCGGGACCTGACGGCGCGCACCATCCTGATCTCCTTGCTCTATCAATCCGATTTCCACGCCATGCAGTCGCATCTCGGCCATTGCCGCATCGTCGCGGCGATGGAGGAGGGGAATTTTTCCAAGGCGGCGGAGCTCTCCGTCGAGCATCTGGACGAGGTGGAAACGGGGCTCGACCTCACTCGTCGCCCCGATCCGCTCGCCGATCTTCGGCACTCCCTTTCGCTGCCGCCGCAGAATGCGGCCGCGTCGTCAAATGCACACCCCGAAAAGCCAAACCATGACATCAACAGAGGAGAATGACCCAATGCTTTCAAGAAGAGTTTTCGTCGCCATGGCGGCAATGGTCGCCGCGATCGGCTTCGGCTCCATGGCGCAGGCCGATGCACTCGGCGACATCACCGCCCGCGGCACGATCCGCGTCGCCGTGCCGCAGGATTTTCCGCCCTTCGGCAGCGTCGGCCCGGACATGGCGCCGGTCGGCTACGATATCGACATGGCCAATCTGATTGCCGAGAAACTCGGCGTGAAGGTCGAGCTGGTGCCGGTGACCAGCGCCAACCGCATCCCCTATCTGCAG
Protein-coding sequences here:
- a CDS encoding aspartate aminotransferase family protein; its protein translation is MLERSNELSAWDRDHFFHPSTHMGTHARGESPTRVIGGGEGVYITDIGGKRSLDAFAGLYCVNVGYGRQKIAEAIASQAKNLAYYHAYVGHGTEASIRLSKMIIDRAPEGMSRVYFGLSGSDANETNIKLIWYYNNILGRTEKKKIISRWRGYHGSGVMTGSLTGLHLFHNAFDLPRAPILHTEAPYYFRRPDRSMSEEQFSDYCAEKLEEMILAEGPDTVAAFIGEPILGTGGIVPPPKGYWEKIQAVLEKYDILLVADEVVTGFGRLGTMFGSDHYGIKPDLITIAKGLTSAYAPLSGTIVSDKVWQVLVKGSDELGAIGHGWTYSAHPICAAAGIANLELIDELGIVENAGSTGAYFRAELQKAVGDHRHVGEVRGDGLMAAIEFVEDRDDRKFFDPARKIGPQVAAALLERGVIGRAMPQGDILGFAPPLCLTREEADIVVKAAADAIQSVLGR
- a CDS encoding NAD-dependent succinate-semialdehyde dehydrogenase; the protein is MTAIFARTAFHEALKHLSDRQLLRELAYVGGRWVAARNGKCLEVSDPASGAALAFVASLDATQASEAVDAAEKASKSWRDMLPQQRATILRRWHELMLAAREDLALLMTLEQGKPLAESRGEIDYAASFLEWYAEEGKRLNAESVTSHLASAEMIVRREALGVVGIVTPWNFPSAMITRKAAAALAAGCTVVAHPSSETPLSALALAELGERAGLPAGVFNVVTGNAATVVGRLCEDARVRAVSFTGSTEIGRLIAGQCAPTMKRLVMELGGHAPLIVFADANVEKAADIAIAAKFATSGQDCLAANRLYVERPILKAFQEAFAARMARLKVGAGLEPGAEIGPLMHERAVAKVEEQVADALRRGAGLAAGGKRHPAGPLFFEPTLLTNVPDEALIMREETFGPVAAVTAFDSEDEVTARANDTEYGLVAYVVTENGARQMRLARALEYGMVAINRVKITGGPIPFGGWKQSGLGREGSRHGIEAFTELKYLCIDTAA
- a CDS encoding GntR family transcriptional regulator, producing MQDLSPQQNDQNEIGEAIVSGILSARIRPGTRLGESEVASLFSVSRTRVREAMMRLEQRGIVKVSPRRGWFVVEPSAEEAMMVYAARRVIEAGLLRSMEALTQSGRDKLRAHLAEEKLAIAAGDRQRLTCLMGDFHIRIAELAGNTILVEILRDLTARTILISLLYQSDFHAMQSHLGHCRIVAAMEEGNFSKAAELSVEHLDEVETGLDLTRRPDPLADLRHSLSLPPQNAAASSNAHPEKPNHDINRGE